The Nomia melanderi isolate GNS246 chromosome 7, iyNomMela1, whole genome shotgun sequence genome includes a window with the following:
- the Ssl1 gene encoding general transcription factor IIH subunit 2 Ssl1, producing the protein MADDEEEKEYRWETGYEKTWEAIKEDDHGLLEASVADIIHNAKRKRQLDRKVGARLGMMRHLYIILDASESMSNQDLKPTRFLCCLKLLEHFIDEFFYQNPISQLGVILTRNKRAEKISDLAGNSKKHIKELKALQQIQPAGEPSLQNSLELALKSLRLLPSHASKEVLVIIGALTTCDPGDINETIQNMKTDCIRCSVIGLAAELYICKRMATATGGEHGVALDDKHFKEQLNMHIDPPPAATRLDAALVKMGFPHHALQSSATDTSMAVCMCHAVSADETVKLTSTGYLCPQCLSKHCELPVECRACGLTLVSAPHLARSYHYLFPVEPFKEVGYEGTPSICYGCQKTLSQKDKKIYICGKCTQTFCIDCEIFIHESLHTCPGCATNPETYQRSTERT; encoded by the exons atggcTGATGATGAAGAGGAGAAGGAATATCGGTGGGAGACTGGTTATGAAAAAACAtg GGAAGCAATTAAAGAAGATGATCATGGACTTTTGGAAGCCTCGGTTGCAGATATTATTCATAATGCTAAAAGGAAGCGTCAGTTGGACAGGAAGGTTGGTGCCAGATTAGGTATGATGAGGcatctttatataattcttgATGCTTCTGAATCAATGTCTAATCAAGATCTGAAGCCAACTCGTTTCTTATGTTGCTTAAAG CTCCTAGAACATTTTATCGATGAATTCTTTTATCAAAATCCTATAAGTCAGTTAGGAGTAATTCTTACAAGAAATAAAAGAGCAGAGAAAATTAGTGATTTAGCTGGGAACTCTAAAAAGCATATTAAG GAATTAAAAGCTCTGCAACAAATTCAACCAGCAGGTGAACCATCGTTACAGAATTCCTTAGAATTAGCTTTAAAATCTTTACGGCTTCTACCATCGCATGCTAGTAAAGAAGTATTAGTAATTATAGGAGCTCTTACAACATGTGACCCAGGAGATATAAATGAAACGATACAA AACATGAAAACAGATTGTATAAGATGTAGCGTAATAGGATTAGctgctgaattatatatttgcaAAAGAATGGCTACGGCAACTGGTGGAGAACATGGTGTTGCATTAGACGATAAACACTTTAAAGAGCAGTTGAACATGCATATAGATCCACCACCAGCTGCAACCAGATTGGATGCTGCTCTTGTTAAAATGGGTTTTCCTCATCACGCTTTACAGTCTTCTGCAACTGATACATCCATGGCAGTATGCATGTG TCATGCAGTAAGCGCagatgaaactgtaaaacttaCGAGTACAGGATATCTGTGTCCACAGTGCCTTAGTAAACATTGTGAACTTCCTGTAGAATGTAGAGCCTGTGGACTCACTTTAGTGTCTGCTCCACATTTAGCTCGATCTTACCATTATTTATTCCCTGTTGAGCCATTTAAAGAAGTAGGATACGAAGGAACTCCTTCGATTTGTTATGGTTGCCAAAAAACTTTATCCCAAAAAGATAAAAAG ATATACATTTGCGGCAAATGTACCCAAACATTTTGTATAGACTGTGAGATATTTATTCACGAATCTTTACACACGTGTCCAGGCTGTGCAACAAATCCAGAAACATATCAAAGATCCACGGAAAGAACTTAA